The Culicoides brevitarsis isolate CSIRO-B50_1 unplaced genomic scaffold, AGI_CSIRO_Cbre_v1 contig_28, whole genome shotgun sequence genome has a window encoding:
- the LOC134836428 gene encoding NK1 transcription factor-related protein 1-like, with the protein MALPSSTLDRRGLRREMMSPENSNDSFNVEEDEDSSNNILSNFSDEDEEKQSNEIKKNIFSIENILGLNEKNRKSEKCEKYFMRPVPVIANQNEISAFRKKERFFNNNAQEMPTPSSLATNQNGGFLYANWMEMQKSSMGHQHFLSFGYHGSGLTHKPVSSKRTRKPGIDRKPRQAYSAKQLERLENEFKNDKYLSVSKRMELSKMLNLTEVQIKTWFQNRRTKWKKQLTSRLKIAQRQGLYASQAYLSSSGFPPATYHPIFSSIYPSYSNNLQILTESSKKATDVL; encoded by the exons ATGGCC CTTCCCAGTTCAACGCTGGACCGTCGAGGATTAAGACGTGAAATGATGTCGCCCGAAAATAGCAACGATTCCTTCAACGTGGAGGAGGATGAGGATAGTTCGAATaatattttgagtaattttagtGACGAAGACGAGGAAAAGCAAAGTaatgaaattaagaaaaatattttttcgattgaGAATATTTTgggattaaatgaaaaaaatcggaaaagtgaaaaatgtgaaaaatattttatgagacCTGTGCCGGTGATAGCAAATCAGAATGAAATTAGTGCATTTAGGAagaaagaaagattttttaataataatgcacaAGAAATGCCGACGCCATCGTCTTTGGCGACAAATCAAAATGGAGGATTTTTGTATGCGAATTGGATGGAAATGCAAAAATCCAGTATGGGACATCagcattttttgtcctttGGATATCATG GTTCTGGCTTGACACACAAACCAGTGAGCAGTAAACGGACACGCAAGCCCGGTATCGATCGCAAGCCACGACAGGCATACAGCGCAAAGCAATTGGAACGGCTGGAGAACGAATTTAAAAACGACAAATATTTGTCAGTCAGCAAACGCATGGAGTTGTCAAAAATGCTGAATCTCACAGAAGTACAAATCAAGACGTGGTTTCAAAATAG aagAACCAAATGGAAAAAGCAATTAACATCGAGACTGAAAATTGCCCAACGACAAGGCCTGTATGCGTCTCAAGCGTATTTAAGTTCAAGCGGATTCCCTCCAGCAACTTACCATCCAATTTTTAGCAGTATTTACCCATCGTACAGCAATaacttacaaattttaacgGAAAGTAGTAAAAAAGCCACTGACGTACTGTAA
- the LOC134836429 gene encoding uncharacterized protein LOC134836429 has protein sequence MGFVSHQKMSTTKLIICLITISLLPKTTLSVTVPDVSSSTSSTTEATSTTSQKTEVNTTFSVSTSESKSSDDLDKDESKNPQKLEIIKQIRKINADGSYTIGYEAEDGTFKIESRDVLGNVKGTYGYIDENGEIKRVSYTANNATGLKTVSEDTETEETAQLPKYNNRTSASTTRRPNLSTTKSSVVQSIPRRRFHFERIHGPNKVGQEVNSLNAAEPTTTVVYATSISSTAKPVLLVRPTQVPYGVKQSASVEQISRPEKLEMNSVSKVSTNVKNTKKKEEEEGSNKTRNHLRRQLSSENTENFETQQQIIYGQSSGDDNTHIYGGGPSASVSVRPLYNPTATPRVPVQVLAARQRAAQLQNTIGKSPSTTTERVYVKSPKRLDEKQRYEQSTEPQTAGPVVEIPPGRDLNEGAEDERRQFRERPTYRPREYVRYVPTTVLPVEQRHGYRNPVGVPPIPLQAYRPEEQQQQYLRETTRVPVRRPSSDGYQEQAQSPEYREQGGRPAAAGYPGDYQHPYPPPYGFNNPYRGGGSPFDYPDRPLTTRDFERLLQLLIYRHTQLQRYGGGGIGGYGGHPYYPSASPYPPSAPYYGYQIPRPPYYQNNPLYDPRYENPNYSPSTPSRQYPAPPASGPSSEAPSENEQSLNQVNPQYYDSQRTIPRRRQFLPPPPAPSRQYSSSTQVPFHDADYATNTNQLGPNLPDYLPPHVREDLLYRMFMLALRTDPNYAHAAAASQPEPAGTVPHASSIEPTTIAPVTSRKPVRSVQILGEEEP, from the coding sequence atGTCAACAACAAAGTTGATAATCTGCTTGATAACAATTAGCCTTTTACCAAAAACGACACTTTCTGTCACCGTACCCGACGTCTCCTCGTCAACATCATCCACAACGGAGGCAACGAGCACGACTAGTCAAAAAACGGAAGTAAACACAACATTTTCCGTAAGCACATCTGAGAGCAAATCCTCCGACGATCTCGACAAAGACGAGAGCAAAAATCCCCAAAAACTCGAAATAATCAAACAAATCCGAAAAATTAACGCTGACGGCTCTTACACGATTGGCTACGAAGCTGAAGACGGCACTTTTAAGATTGAAAGTCGCGATGTTTTGGGCAACGTAAAGGGCACTTATGGCTACATCGATGAAAATGGCGAAATAAAGAGAGTTTCGTACACGGCAAATAACGCAACAGGCCTCAAAACGGTGTCAGAAGACACGGAAACGGAAGAAACGGCGCAATTGCCAAAGTATAACAATCGAACGAGTGCTTCGACAACACGTCGTCCCAACTTATCAACCACGAAATCGAGTGTCGTGCAAAGTATTCCGCGTCGTCGTTTCCATTTCGAACGAATTCATGGCCCGAATAAGGTTGGGCAGGAAGTTAATTCGTTAAATGCTGCCGAACCAACGACAACTGTCGTTTATGCGACTTCTATTTCGAGCACAGCAAAGCCTGTGTTGCTCGTTCGCCCGACCCAAGTCCCGTATGGGGTGAAACAATCGGCGAGCGTCGAACAAATAAGTCGTCCTGAAAAGTTGGAGATGAATTCCGTATCAAAAGTCAgtacaaatgtcaaaaatacgaagaaaaagGAGGAAGAAGAAGGTTCGAATAAAACTCGAAACCACCTTCGACGTCAATTAAGTTCAGAAAACACGGAAAATTTCGAAAcgcaacaacaaataatttacgGACAATCATCTGGAGACGATAACACCCACATTTATGGCGGAGGTCCATCAGCTTCTGTCTCTGTACGTCCCTTATATAACCCTACAGCAACTCCTCGGGTGCCTGTTCAAGTTCTCGCCGCAAGACAACGTGCTGCCCAACTTCAAAATACGATCGGAAAAAGTCCCAGCACTACCACGGAAAGAGTTTATGTGAAATCCCCCAAGCGCTTAGATGAGAAACAGCGTTACGAGCAATCCACAGAACCCCAAACCGCAGGTCCTGTAGTTGAAATTCCCCCGGGAAGGGATTTAAATGAAGGAGCCGAAGACGAAAGACGTCAATTCCGGGAGAGACCTACTTATAGACCTCGAGAGTATGTTCGTTACGTGCCAACTACCGTACTCCCGGTGGAGCAAAGACACGGATATCGGAATCCAGTAGGAGTTCCCCCGATTCCTCTTCAAGCGTATCGTCCCGAGGAACAGCAGCAACAATATTTGAGAGAAACTACTCGAGTTCCCGTTCGTCGTCCCTCTTCCGATGGGTATCAGGAGCAAGCTCAAAGCCCGGAGTATCGGGAGCAAGGAGGACGTCCTGCAGCTGCTGGATACCCTGGAGATTATCAACATCCGTATCCGCCTCCTTATGGCTTTAACAATCCTTATCGCGGCGGAGGTTCGCCTTTCGATTATCCCGATAGACCATTAACCACGAGAGATTTCGAAAGACTTTTACAACTTTTGATCTATCGTCATACGCAATTGCAACGTTATGGCGGCGGGGGTATTGGAGGTTATGGGGGCCATCCTTACTACCCTTCAGCTTCTCCTTATCCTCCCTCAGCTCCTTACTACGGATATCAAATCCCTCGTCCTCCGTACTACCAAAATAATCCACTTTACGATCCGCGTTACGAAAACCCTAATTACAGTCCCTCGACTCCATCACGACAATATCCTGCTCCTCCTGCTTCAGGTCCTTCGAGCGAAGCCCCATCCGAAAATGAACAATCACTGAATCAAGTGAACCCGCAATATTACGATAGTCAACGCACCATTCCGAGACGTCGGCAATTCTTACCCCCGCCTCCCGCCCCATCACGTCAATACTCCTCATCGACACAAGTGCCCTTCCACGATGCCGATTACGCGACAAACACGAATCAATTGGGCCCAAATTTACCGGATTACCTTCCGCCGCATGTTCGTGAAGACTTGCTCTATCGCATGTTTATGCTCGCGCTAAGAACTGATCCAAATTATGCCCATGCAGCAGCAGCTTCGCAGCCAGAGCCAGCGGGAACTGTGCCGCATGCCTCGAGTATCGAACCGACAACTATTGCGCCCGTCACAAGTCGAAAACCCGTCAGAAGTGTACAGATTTTGGGAGAAGAGGAACCTTAA
- the LOC134836430 gene encoding synaptic vesicle glycoprotein 2C-like translates to MGLDFLETGGTDFENAIITSGFGKFHFSLLTVCGLIYANTAVGITILSFVLPSATCDFNLTSEKKGWLTAAPMLGMVIGSYIWGCLADTKGRRVVLIAALLLDGVCGLISSVTPDFISFSVLRFFNGFAITGAMGICFPYLGEFQPTKYREKILCWMELFWTLGIIVLPLIAWGIIPLDFKYIQGNFFFGSWNLFVAVCALPSILIGLWLFFFPESPKFLLECGETEAALDVLRDIFQSNTGRDRSEYPIKSLKEKEQHVPGLNRSIRTLKMSKPKELKILIHEIWEQTKALWSPPYLKNTTLACLIQFGITTSYYTLMIWFPELFYRFESFERHYPNETTSVCKVSSIVLNHPNNTVIDEIDYCSSKMDNEIYLHTLIIGLACIPTSLWLPMCVHRLGAKFFLIFSIVVASIATILLYFVQTSLQNLILCCIFEALTSLGISAVYCVMVDLFPTNLRVMAAALALTFGRSGALMGNLLFGYLIDLNCLVPILLFGLMLLISGILCFFLPSTGQDALD, encoded by the exons ATGGGTCTTGACTTCCTGGAAACGGGTGGCACCGATTTCGAAAACGCAATTATCACGAGTGGCTTTGGCAAGTTTCATTTCTCCCTGCTGACTGTTTGCGGACTCATTTACGCGAATACCGCTGTGGGAATCACCATTTTGTCGTTCGTTCTGCCCTCCGCCACGTGTGACTTTAATTTGACGTCTGAGAAGAAGGGATGGTTGACAGCTGCTCCGATGCTTGGCATGGTCATTGGATCGTACATTTGGGGATGTTTGGCGGATACAAAAGGGCGACGCGTGGTTCTGATCGCTGCATTGCTACTGGATGGCGTTTGTGGATTAATTTCTTCGGTTACGCCggattttattagtttttccgTGCTGAGGTTTTTCAATGGATTTGc aattaccGGAGCAATGGGAATTTGTTTCCCGTACCTCGGGGAATTTCAACCCACAAAATatcgagagaaaattttgtgttggaTGGAATTATTTTGGACCTTGGGCATCATTGTTTTACCTt taATCGCTTGGGGCATCATTCCTCTTGACTTCAAATACATCCAGGGCAATTTCTTTTTCGGCAGTTGGAATTTATTTGTGGCTGTGTGTGCCTTGCCGAGCATTTTGATCGGTCTCTGGCTCTTTTTCTTTCCCGAATCTCCCAAATTTTTGTTGGAGTGCGGCGAAACGGAGGCTGCGCTCGATGTTTTGCGCGATATTTTCCAAAGCAATACCGGAAGAGATCGTTCCGAGTATCCA ataaaaagtcTCAAAGAAAAGGAACAACATGTGCCCGGTTTGAATCGCTCCATCAGAACACTCAAGATGAGCAAGCCGAAAGAGCTGAAAATCCTAATTCACGAAATTTGGGAGCAAACAAAGGCGCTGTGGAGTCCGCCgtatttgaaaaatacaaCGTTGGCATGTTTAATTCAGTTCGGGATCACGACAAGTTATTACACGTTGATGATCTGGTTTCCAGAATTGTTCTACAGATTCGAGTCCTTTGAGAGACATTATCCGAATGAGACGACGTCTGTTTGTAAAGTTTCCTCTATCGTGTTGAATCATCCGAATAa TACCGTCATCGATGAAATCGACTACTGCAGCAGCAAAATGGACAACGAAATCTACCTTCATACCCTCATTATTGGACTGGCATGCATTCCGACAAGTCTCTGGTTGCCCATGTGCGTGCACAGGCTCggagcaaaatttttcttga TTTTTAGCATCGTGGTCGCAAGTATCGCCACAATTTTACTGTATTTCGTGCAGACATCGTTGCAAAATCTCATCCTGTGTTGCATCTTCGAGGCGCTTACGTCGCTGGGCATCAGTGCCGTGTACTGCGTCATGGTAGATCTCTTTCCGACAAATTTGCGCGTGATGGCAGCTGCGCTGGCGTTGACTTTCGGCCGAAGCGGAGCCCTAATGGGCAATTTGCTGTTTGGCtatttgattgatttgaaTTGCCTCGTGCcaattttgttgtttggaCTGATGTTGCTGATAAGCGGGATTTTGTGTTTCTTTTTGCCGAGCACGGGACAAGATGCGTTGGattaa
- the LOC134836431 gene encoding proton-associated sugar transporter A-like: SKTRAELVRVSSAVMGIEFSYAAETAFVSPTLLKIGVAHQKMTLVWGLSPLVGFFLTPILGSLSDRCRSNFGRRRPFILLLSVGVFLGLLLVPNGVEIGYWFGDPRPVTSEFDYSAINGGNSTTMDPIPAAPKNEHPWGIFFTILGTVLLDFDADACQSPSRAYLLDVTLPENHARGLTTFTIMAGLGGFMGYSLGGINWDDTFIGVWFGGHVRAVFSLITIIFVICIYLTITSFAEIPLWMIEGSMNKLTEDEIYGEEEAPVKTDIHRSASDANLELNRETTASYGATGNSLGVPENPFQSQRRNTMPSNPFKSDEYAALPGANVNETSFTENASHLGQKEPSVEASSATLKHYLLSIVFMPFSLRIVCLTNLFCWMAHVSYSLYFTDFVGEAVFGGDPKAPPGSVSYELYQEGVRFGCWGMAMYSLSCSCYSLIIEKLIKRFKAKPVYIGGLVFYSTGMTLMALTKHPVGVILFSWTAGVMYSTLFTMPYLLVAAYHDKGVFSVTNEGVAESTQVRGLGTDVAIVSSMVFLAQFILSMGMGTVVSVTGTTTAVVSVASFLAFCGAISASQIMYLDL; encoded by the exons gaGTAAAACTCGTGCTGAGCTGGTTCGCGTTTCTTCTGCCGTGATGGGCATCGAATTTTCCTACGCTGCCGAGACGGCTTTTGTGTCGCCAACTTTACTAAAAATCGGCGTAGcgcatcaaaaaatgactctaGTTTGGGGATTGTCGCCGCTAGTTGGTTTCTTCTTGACTCCCATTTTGGGTTCACTGAGCGATCGATGTCGCTCGAACTTTGGAAGACGTCGTCcctttattttgcttttgtcCGTGGGAGTTTTTCTTGGATTGCTTCTTGTTCCAAACGGAGTTGAAATTGGTTATTGGTTTGGAGATCCTCGTCCTGTGACGTCAGAATTTGATTATTCCGCGATAAATGGAGGGAATTCAACAACGATGGATCCAATTCCAGCAGCCCCGAAGAACGAACATCCTTGGGGAATTTTCTTCACGATTCTCGGAACAGTTTTGCTCGATTTTGACGCCGATGCTTGTCAAAGTCCTTCGAGGGCGTATTTGCTTGACGTTACACTGCCAGAAAATCATGCGAGAGGCTTGACGACTTTTACAATCATGGCTGGGCTCGGAGGCTTTATGGGATATTCGCTCGGCGGGATCAACTGGGATGACACGTTCATtg GAGTTTGGTTTGGAGGTCATGTTCGTGCAGTTTTTTCCTTGATTACgataattttcgtaatttgtATTTACTTGACGATCACGAGTTTCGCTGAAATTCCGTTGTGGATGATTGAAGGCAGCATGAATAAACTTACCGAAGACGAAATTTACGGCGAAGAAGAAGCTCCAGTTAAGACAGACATCCATAGATCAGCGTCAGATGCCAATCTGGAACTAAATCGAGAGACAACAGCTTCCTACGGAGCAACGGGAAACAGTCTCGGAGTGCCCGAAAATCCTTTT CAGTCACAACGGCGTAACACAATGCCATCAAACCCATTCAAAAGTGACGAATATGCAGCTTTGCCGGGAGCGAATGTCAATGAAACGTCTTTTACGGAGAATGCAAGTCATTTAGGTCAAAAGGAGCCATCGGTAGAAGCAAGTTCAGCTACTTTGAAGCATTATTTGTTGTCAATAGTGTTCATGCCATTTTCATTAAGAATCGTTTGTTTGACGAACTTGTTTTGCTGGATGGCTCACGTTAGTTATTCGCTGTATTTTACGGATTTTGTGGGAGAAGCTGTGTTCGGAGGGGATcctaag gcCCCTCCCGGAAGTGTTTCTTACGAGCTCTACCAAGAAGGCGTTCGTTTCGGTTGCTGGGGCATGGCAATGTATTCCCTTTCATGTTCCTGCTACAGTCTCATCATCGAAAAACTCATCAAACGCTTCAAAGCGAAGCCCGTTTACATCGGCGGCTTAGTTTTCTACAGCACAGGCATGACATTAATGGCACTGACTAAACATCCCGTTGGCGTAATTTTGTTTAGTTGGACTGCTGGCGTCATGTATTCCACACTTTTCACGATGCCGTATTTGCTTGTTGCTGCTTATCACGATAAAGGAGtc ttttctgtGACAAATGAAGGCGTCGCGGAAAGTACTCAAGTTCGAGGCTTGGGAACGGATGTCGCCATTGTCAGTAGCATGGTATTTTTAGCCCAATTCATACTTTCGATGGGCATGGGAACTGTCGTCTCTGTCACAGGCACCACGACAGCCGTTGTAAGTGTCGCGAGTTTTCTCGCATTTTGTGGAGCGATATCTGCTTCACAAATCATGTACTTGGATctctaa
- the LOC134836427 gene encoding sentrin-specific protease 1-like, whose amino-acid sequence MAALRKSEDGPKSSSTKVVDLTDSQSTTRSVSPSELNTLMERLSCKPVYKPDLISKITKTHKVNAERRKAQIVEEKKHYNLRSNKTDEAMKSFRKRSSGISETVDQLMQRIDDGIEEEEEEKKVAYPQITAEHQKTIKYALYEAAPSEVIIEKFNLRITRNDLNTLVGVTWLNDKVINFYMNLLMKRAKQRTDLPKAYCFDTFFIPTLLQRWHGGVRRWTQKVDLFSYDLIPVPVHVGGAHWCMAIIRMKEKIIRYYDSMGNPNQQVLDALERYLIDESMDKRKIALDTSDWKKESIRDCPQQRNGSDCGVFSCMNAEHLTRNAPLKFSQNEMPYFRQKMVLEIATGKLLT is encoded by the exons ATGGCTGCCCTACGAAAATCCGAAGATGGACCCAAAAGCAGCAGCACAAAAGTTGTCGATTTGACAGATAGTCAA tCCACAACTCGGAGTGTTTCGCCGTCGGAACTCAACACGTTAATGGAACGCTTGTCATGCAAACCCGTCTACAAGCCagatttaatatcaaaaatcacaaaaacgcACAAAGTCAATGCAGAAAGGCGCAAAGCTCAGAtcgtcgaagaaaaaaaacattacaatCTACGTAGCAATAAGACAGATGAGGCGATGAAATCCTTCCGGAAACGCTCTTCGGGCATTTCTGAGACTGTGGATCAACTTATGCAACGCATCGACGACGGAATCGAGGAAgaggaggaagaaaaaaaagtcgcaTATCCCCAAATCACAGCTGAACAtcaaaaaaccatcaaatatgCATTGTACGAAGCTGCTCCGAGCGAAGTGATTATCGAAAAGTTCAATCTGCGAATCACGAGAAACGATTTGAACACGCTCGTAGgtgtcacgtggttaaatgacaaagtaattaacttttatatgAACCTCCTGATGAAACGGGCGAAACAAAGAACGGATCTTCCGAAGGCGTATTGCTTCGATACGTTCTTTATTCCGACGTTGTTGCAGCGCTGGCATGGCGGCGTACGTCGCTGGACCCAAAAAGTCGATCTTTTTTCGTACGATTTGATTCCTGTGCCCGTTCATGTGGGCGGCGCGCATTGGTGCATGGCAATTATCCGGATGAAGGAGAAAATTATTCGGTATTACGATTCGATGGGAAATCCGAATCAGCAGGTGCTCGATGCCCTTGAGCGATATTTGATCGACGAGTCCATGGATAAGCGGAAAATCGCACTCGATACGAGCGATTGGAAGAAGGAGAGTATCAGAGACTGCCCGCAACAACGGAATGGCAGCGATTGCGGCGTCTTCAGTTGTATGAATGCGGAACACTTGACGCGAAATGCACCACTGAAGTTTAGTCAGAACGAGATGCCCTActttagacaaaaaatggtTCTGGAAATTGCCACGGGCAAGCTACTCACTTAA